A single genomic interval of Amycolatopsis albispora harbors:
- a CDS encoding class I adenylate-forming enzyme family protein → MSITSPPGLPRSLDCPEVPVGSILAGSAARYGGRTAFRHGGAQLSHEQLWRSACRFANALGAHGIGPGDVVAIHLPNCLSYPIAYYGTLLAGATFTPANPLLPADDLAAQLADSAAAVAVTCGAASGTLTSVLERTEVRVVLVANPIGELPPGAVEFGAFYREAGDHRPVIDIDVHQTLAHLAYTGGTTGRSKGVRLPHRHVVVNTLQYCAWATGSVPARTADGELVLDQVGPADEWPVRLGTGVAINLTPWFHAMGTIAALNAPLLTGYSVVLHDRLDPAAYLADAERLRVTIIGGAPALFAALLAAPDFATRDLSSVRLVTSGAAPLPVSTIKVLRERLPNAVVAEGYGLTEATMGAVAAPAYRSGLRKPGTVGVPLPGTEVKIVAAEGGEDPLPTGARGEVCVRGPQVMTGYHHRPEETAAALVDGWLHTGDIGLLDEDGYLSLVDRKKDLLLYKGYNVYPRELEELLAAQPAVAVAAVVGRPDDAAGELPVAFVVRAPGYADATAADLMATVNDLVVPYKRLRELHFVDKLPVSGAGKILKRKLREQLPATDA, encoded by the coding sequence ATGTCGATCACCTCGCCCCCGGGTCTCCCGCGCTCCCTGGACTGTCCCGAGGTTCCCGTCGGCTCGATCCTGGCCGGCTCGGCCGCCCGCTACGGCGGTCGCACCGCCTTCCGCCACGGCGGCGCCCAGCTCAGCCACGAGCAGCTCTGGCGATCCGCCTGCCGCTTCGCCAACGCGCTCGGCGCGCACGGCATCGGCCCCGGTGACGTGGTCGCCATTCACCTGCCGAACTGCCTGTCCTACCCGATCGCCTACTACGGCACGCTGCTCGCCGGCGCCACCTTCACCCCGGCGAACCCGCTGCTGCCCGCCGACGACCTGGCCGCGCAGCTCGCCGACAGCGCCGCCGCGGTGGCCGTGACCTGCGGCGCGGCCTCCGGCACGCTCACCAGCGTGCTCGAGCGCACCGAGGTGCGCGTGGTGCTGGTGGCCAACCCGATCGGCGAGTTGCCGCCGGGCGCGGTCGAGTTCGGCGCCTTCTACCGGGAGGCCGGCGACCACCGCCCGGTGATCGACATCGACGTCCACCAGACGCTCGCGCACCTGGCCTACACGGGCGGCACCACCGGCCGGTCGAAGGGCGTGCGGCTGCCGCACCGGCACGTCGTGGTGAACACGCTGCAGTACTGCGCCTGGGCCACCGGGAGCGTGCCCGCGCGCACCGCCGACGGTGAGCTGGTGCTCGACCAGGTCGGCCCGGCCGACGAGTGGCCGGTGCGGCTGGGCACCGGGGTGGCCATCAATCTCACCCCGTGGTTCCACGCCATGGGAACGATCGCGGCGCTCAACGCCCCGCTGCTCACCGGCTACAGCGTGGTCCTGCACGACCGGCTCGACCCGGCCGCCTACCTCGCCGACGCCGAGCGGCTGCGGGTCACCATAATCGGCGGCGCGCCCGCGTTGTTCGCCGCGCTGCTGGCCGCGCCGGACTTCGCCACGCGTGACCTGTCGTCGGTCCGGCTGGTCACCTCCGGGGCGGCGCCGCTGCCGGTCTCGACGATCAAGGTGCTGCGTGAACGGCTGCCGAACGCGGTGGTCGCGGAGGGTTACGGGCTGACCGAGGCGACCATGGGCGCGGTCGCGGCGCCGGCGTACCGCTCGGGGCTGCGGAAGCCGGGCACGGTCGGGGTGCCGCTGCCCGGAACCGAGGTGAAGATCGTCGCCGCGGAAGGCGGGGAAGATCCGCTGCCGACGGGCGCGCGGGGTGAGGTGTGCGTGCGCGGACCGCAGGTGATGACCGGCTACCACCACCGGCCGGAGGAAACCGCCGCCGCGCTGGTGGACGGCTGGCTGCACACCGGCGACATCGGCCTGCTGGACGAGGACGGCTATCTGTCCCTTGTAGACCGCAAGAAGGATCTGCTGCTGTACAAGGGGTACAACGTGTACCCGCGGGAGCTGGAGGAGCTGCTGGCGGCCCAGCCCGCGGTCGCCGTCGCGGCCGTGGTGGGGCGGCCGGACGACGCCGCCGGAGAGCTGCCGGTCGCTTTTGTGGTGCGGGCACCGGGATACGCGGACGCCACCGCCGCCGACCTGATGGCGACGGTGAACGACCTCGTGGTGCCGTACAAACGACTGCGGGAGCTGCACTTCGTGGACAAGCTCCCGGTTTCGGGCGCCGGGAAGATCCTGAAACGGAAACTACGGGAACAGCTGCCCGCTACGGATGCATAG